TGCTGGCGTTCCGGCTGGTCTATTACGCCTTGCCCGCAGCACTGGCGACACTCTATCTCCTCGCAACACCCGCGCCCCGAGCCCGCACCCGACGCGGCCACCCCGGCCCCATGTCCGCCCTGACCCGCCGCCGCCCCGGCCCGCGCCTCTTGGCCCATGCCACGCGCTCGGAACTCGGCGTTGCGCGACAAAACGGTGGCCGGCTGTTCGCGTCTGACAAGGCCTCGGGCGTCACGGTTGAAACCGGGCAAACCCTCACCCTGCTGTTTGACCCGGCGCGTGGCACGATGACAGATCTGCTGCCCCTGCTCGGCAGGGCTGCCAAATCCATCAACCGCGTGCCCGTGATCTATAAATGCTCGGCCCAAAGCGCCCTTGCGGCGCGCCAGTCGGGCTTTGCCCTCTGGCATGTGGCTGACGAGGCGGTGATCGACCCGACCCGTTTTGACCTCTCCGCCCGCCCCTTGCGCCAACTCCGCCGCAAATTGCGCCAGGCCGAGCGCGCCGGCGTCACCACCACCCGCGCCGCCCATCTTCCCCGCGCCGAAATGGCACGGATCGACGCAGAGTGGCGCGCCCGTCAAGGGGCGGCGCGTGGCCTGACCATGGGGCGGTTCGATCACGACTACCTGTCGCACCACCTTGTTTTCCTCGCTTGGAAAGGCGATCAGCTTCAAGGCTTTGCCACCTTGCACAGCTCGGCTCATGAACTCTGCCTCGATGTGATGCGCTCGGCCGATGCGGCCCCCCACGGCACCATGCACGCGCTGGTCGCCTGCGCCATCGCCCATGCCGCCCGGCACAACCGCCGCCGCCTATCGCTGGCCTCGGTCCCGGCGCTTTCACCGGGCTGTGGCCCGCTTGAACAGCGCCTGCGAAGCGCGGTGTTTCGCGCCGCCAATGGCCCCGGCCTGCTGCAGTTCAAATCCAGCTTTGCTCCGCGCTACGAGCCGCTTTATATGGCCGCGCCCTCGCGTCTGTCGCTGCTGCTTGGCGCCGCAGACCTTGCGCTTGCGGTGCGCCGCCCCCTGCGGCTCATGACCATGATGAACAATATAGGATTGCACCACAGCCCCAAGTGTGACACGTGAAGCGCGAACTCTCCGGCCAAGGACACCCGCACCATGAACGACACATTCGCCCGCTTTCTTGCCTCCCGCGACTGGCTCATGGCCGACGGTGCCACCGGCACGAACCTCTTCAACATGGGGCTGGAAGCCGGCGACGCGCCCGAACTCTGGAACGTCGATCACCAAGACCGCATCACCACGCTCTACAAAAACGCGGTCGATGCCGGCTCTGACATCTTCCTCACCAATTCCTTCGGTGGCAACGCCTCGCGCCTCAAACTCCACAACGCCGAAAGCCGCGTGCGCGAACTCAACCGCGCCGCCGCCGAAATCGGCCGCAACGTCGCCGACAAAGCCGGGCGCACCGTCATTGTTGCCGGCTCCGTTGGCCCCACCGGCGACATCATGGCCCCCATGGGCAGCCTCACCCACGAAAGCGCGGTCGAGATGTTCCATGAACAGGCCGAAGGCCTGAAAGAAGGCGGCGCAGACGTGCTCTGGCTCGAAACCATTTCCGCCCCCGAAGAATACGCCGCCGCCGCCGAAGCCTTTGCGCTGGCCGATATGCCGTGGTGCGGCACGATGAGCTTTGACACAGCCGGGCGCACCATGATGGGCGTCACCTCGTCAGATATGGCCACGATGGTCGAAAAACTGCCCAACGCCCCGCTCGCCTTTGGCGCCAACTGCGGGGTCGGTGCCTCGGACCTGCTGCGCACCGTGCTCGGCTTTGTCGCCCAAGGCTCCGAGCGCCCGATCATCGCCAAGGGCAACGCCGGCATCCCGAAATACCACGACGGCCACATCCACTATGATGGCACGCCCGAGCTGATGGCCGACTACGCCGTGCTCGCCCGCGATTGCGGCGCAAAAATCATTGGCGGCTGCTGTGGCACCATGCCAGATCACCTGCGCCACATGCGCGAGGCGCTTGAAACACGCCCCACCGGCCCGCGCCCAACCCTCGATCAAATCACCGAAGCGCTGGGCGGCTTTTCCTCTGCCGTTGACGGCACAGGGGACGAGGCCGACGCGCCCAAGCGCCGCTCGCGCCGGCGTCGCGGCTGATTGCGCTAGATCGCTGTGAAAGCCCGCCGCTTCCTGCGCGTCTTCCTGTTTGTGCTGGCCGCGCTGTTCGCCGCCGCATGGGTGATGGGCTATCTCTATGTGTCCGGCATGGCCTGCGCCTACCGCCCGCCGACAAACAACAGCTGTAACACCCCCATGCCTTGGGAGCTACAGGGCCACGACTTTGAATATATGGTGCTGACCCCGCTTGCGATCCTGCTGGCGCTGCTCTTTGCCGGTTGGCTCGTCGGGCGCAAACCCCGCAGCTGAACGCCGCTCAACCCCGCTGAGCACCCCTCAAAACAACGCCAGCTGGTCCCCGGCCTGCGCTGGCGGCGCAAACAGATCGCTGCGCAACTCCGGCTGGCGCTGATCCAGCCCAAGCCGCGCTGCCGCCGCTTTGAACCGCGCCGCGATCATCTCGGCGTGAACCCCCTCGCCGCGCATCCGCCGCCCCCAACGGGCATCGTACTCCTTGCCGCCATGCATCTCGCGCAAGCGTGCCATCACCCCCGCCGCCCGGCCGGGATAATGCTCGCCCAGCCACTCCTGCCAAATCGGCGAAACCTCCCGCGGCAAGCGCAACATGATCCAGCTTGCGGCCTGCGCACCCGCGTCCCGGGCCGCGCTCAAAATCCCCTCAACCTCGTGATCGCTTAGCCCCGGCACCACCGGCGACACCATCACCCGCACCGGCACCCCCGCCTCGGCCAAGGCGCGGATCGTCGCCAACCTCCGCGCCGGGCGTGGCACCCTCGGCTCCATCCGCCGCGACAAGCCGTCATCCAATGTCGTCACCGAAATCCCCACCCGCACCAGCCCCTCGCGCGCCATCGGGGCCAGAATATCCAGATCCCGCTCGATCAACGCCCCCTTGGTGACAATCGCCACCGGATGGCGAAACGCACGCAACACCTCCAGACAGGCCCGCATCAAGCCGCGATCCCGCTCGACCGGCTGATAAGGGTCGGTATTCGTGCCAATCGCCAAGGTCGCCACCGCATAGGACCGCGCCCGCAATTCCCGCGCCAAAACCTCCGGCGCATTCACCTTGGCCACCAGCCGCGTTTCAAAATCCAACCCCGGCGACAGCCCGAGATAGGCGTGGCTGGGCCGCGCGAAACAATAGACGCAGCCATGCTCACAGCCGCGATAGGGGTTGATCGAACGGTCAAACGGCAAATCGGGCGAGCGGTTGTAGCTGATCAGGCTGCGCGCCTGCTCCTCGGCGACTTGGGTGGCAAACCCGGCCCGCTCCTCGGGAATATCCCAACCATCCCACACCTCTTCGCGGCTGTGCGTCTCAAACCGCCCGCTGGCATTGCTCACCGCGCCACGCCCTTTGCGCCGCTCGCGGGCCACCGCCGCTGTGGCGCGCTCTGTTTCGTTCTCTGTTTCGCTCTCCTGCATTGGCGCAAAATAGAACATAACACGAACACACGCAACGCGCCGCATATGAGACATGAAGATTTTTCACGCCCAACCCTCTGGATTTACCGCGATAAGTCGGCAAAAGTGCAGCCCATGTCGCAATCTGGCCAATCAAAACCGCGACAGTCTGGCATTCGTAAAATCAGGACCAGCCAATTCGGGAGCGGCCCGCCGCCCCATTGAAACGCAAGGAAACGCCCATGTCCGAGGAAGAAGAAGACATCATCCTGAGCGAACTCGACGACGAAGAGCTTGTCGCGCAAATGTTCGATGACCTCTATGACGGCCTCAAGGAAGAGATCGAAGAAGGCGTGAACATCCTTCTCGAACGCGAATGGACCCCCTACAAGGTGCTGACCGAGGCGCTTGTCGGCGGCATGAAAATCGTCGGTGACGATTTCCGCGACGGCATCCTCTTTGTGCCCGAAGTGCTGCTTGCCGCCAACGCGATGAAGGGCGGCATGGCCATCCTCAAACCGCTCTTGGCCGAAACCGGCGCGCCGCGGGTTGGCAAAATGGTGATCGGCACCGTCAAAGGCGACATTCACGACATCGGCAAAAACCTCGTCTCGATGATGATGGAAGGCGCCGGTTTCGAAGTGGTCGACCTCGGCATCAACAACGCCGTCGAAAGCTATCTCGAAGCGCTCGACAAGGAAGAGGCCGACATCCTCGGCATGTCCGCCCTGCTGACCACCACCATGCCCTATATGAAGGTGGTGATCGACACGCTGGTCGAACAAGGCAAACGCGACGATTTCATCGTTCTGGTCGGCGGCGCGCCGCTGAACGAAGAGTTCGGCAAAGCCATCGGCGCCGACGCCTATTGCCGCGACGCCGCCGTCGCGGTTGAAACCGCCAAAACGCTGGTCGGTCGCAAACACAATCAAGGCGCTAGCGCCTGAACGGATGGCGGGGGGCAACCCCCGCCCGAACCCCATGATCCCTGACGATCAAACCCTCACAGAAACCGGGCTTGCCTCTCACGGCAAAGATGCCCGTCTTTTGCTCATCGCCTGTGGCGCCCTCGCCCGCGAGATCCTCGCGCTGATCGAAATCAACGGCTGGACGCATATGGATTTGCGCTGCCTCCCGGCCAATCTGCACCTCTACCCGGAAAAAATCACCGACGCGGTCGCCGAAACCGTCGCCAAACACCGCGACGCCTATGAGCGTATCTTCATCGTCTACGCCGATTGCGGCACCGGCGGGATGCTTCAGAAAAAATGCGACGACCTCGGCGTCGAAATGATCCCCGGCCCGCATTGCTATTCCTTCTTTGAGGGCAATGACGCCTTCGCCGCCCGCGGAGACGAGGACATGCGCTCGTTTTACCTCACCGACTTCCTCGTGCGGCAATTCGATGCCTTCATCATCAAACCAATGGGCCTCGACCGCCATCCCGAACTGCGTGACATGATCTTCGGCAATTACGAAACGCTGGTCTATCAAGCCCAGACCGACGACCCCGCCCTCGTCGAAAAAGCCCGCGCCGCCGCCACCCGCCTTGGCCTCGCTTTCGAACACCGCCCCACCGGCTACGGCGATCTGGCGACCATCCTCAAAGATCAGGCAACCCGCCCAACCCCTTCATCTGACTGAAAATATCCCGGGGGCGCGGGGGCTGGCCCCCGCTTGAATCAGTGCGCGGGGGCTGGCCCCCGCTTAAACCAGCGCGTGGGGGCTGGCCCCCACTTTAACCAGCGCGTGGCGGCTGAGCCCCACCAAAACCAGCGTGCCGGAGCCTTCGCCCCAAACCACACACTCACGCCGCCGCCGCAACCTCGCGAATGCGCTCGATCATCGCCCGCACCCCGTTTGAACGCTGCGCCGACAAATGCTCATCCAGCCCCAGCCGCGCCAACTCGGCCTGCGCATCAACCGCGCCCACGGCGCCCACTGGCAGGTCGTTATAAAGGCAGCGAAGCACCGCAATCAGCCCGCGCACGATCATCGCGTCGCTGTCGCCCTCGAACGAAAACACCCCGCCCTCGATCTTGGGATGCAACCACACCTGACTGGCACAGCCATCCACCTTGGTCGCCGCAACCTTGAGAGCATCAGGCAGCGGCTCCATCGCCCGGCCCATCTCGATCACATGACCATAGCGCTCTTCCCACTCCTCAAGGAATTCAAAATCCTCGACGACATCCTCAAACGCTTGGCTTGCCATGGTGCTTTCCTTCGCATTTCAATCGGCCCTTGGGATAGTCAGCCCTGCGCCCAAGGTCCAGAGCGTCTTTTCAAAGCAAGCGATATGCGCTAACCCAATGAAAAGATCAAACCGGGGCAGATACCATGCGGAAACCTCTTTTGGCGCTACTTCTGGCGACCATGACGCTTACAGCCTGCGGCACGGTCCGCGATTCGGCGTTCAACCCGTTCAACTGGTTCGGGCGCAGCCGCGGCGAAGCCCTCCCGCAGGAAGGCTCGACAAACCCGCTGATCCCCAACAAACGTGGGGGTGTATTTGCCCGTCGCGGCCCCGAGGTCTACGCCGGCACCCCCGTCGCTGTTATCAAAGAGCTGGTCGTCGAACGCGCCGCCGGTGGTGCCATCGTGCGGGTCAAGGGCGTGGCAAACCGGCAAGGTCCGTTCGAAGTGCGCATGGTCAAGGATGACGACGCCAAGGACGGCACGCTCAGCTATACGCTGAAAGCGCTGCAAACCCCGACCCGCATCGTCGGGCCGGAAACCGGTCGTGAACTTGTCGCGGCACAATTCGTTCCTGATGCTGACCTCGCCGGTATCCGCACGATCCGCGTCAAAGGCGCGCAAAACGCCCGCTCCACGTCACGCGGCCGCTTCTGATCCGCCACAGCTGGCATTGCCCGTAAGGTGGGGTTAAACCCCACCTTACCTGCGATCACAGTTCAACAACCGTCACATGCCGCCCCTTGGCCGCCAGCGCAATCTTGCCCTCGCACAGCCTCAGCGCGTCCTCGCCAAACACCTCGCGCCGCCAGCCTTTGAGCGCGGCAACATCCCTCAGCCCCGCCGCAATCGCATCCAGATCCGCCGACGGCGCGATCAGCTTGGGTGCAACGCCCTCGCTCTCGGTCTTGGCCTTCAGCAACACGCGCAGCAAATCTGCCAGCGCGGGGTTCACCTGCAACTTGTCGCGGCTCTTGTCGATCTTGGGCAAATCTTCCGCAGGACATTCCAGCCCGGCTTTCACCGCCGCAAGAATCCCCTCGGCAATCTCGCCCTTGCGGGCCTCGCGCAGCAACAACCGCGACCGGCCCAGATCATTCATGTTCCCCGGCTTGGTCGAGGCCAGCTCAACCAGCGCGTCATCCTTGAACACCCGGTTGCGCGGCACATTGCGCCCCTGCGCATAGCCTTCGCGAAACCGCGCCAATTCGCGCACAATCCCAAGGAACCTCGCCGAGTTGGTGCGCGTTTTCACCCGCTTCCACGCCTCTGACGGCTTCACTTCATAGGTGTCGGGGTTGGTCAGTATCTCCAACTCCTCGCGCACCCATTTCTCGCGGCTGCGCTTGGCCAGTTCCGCGCTAAGGTATTCGTAAATCACCCGCAAATGCGTGACATCCGCCAGCGCATAGGTCTTTTGCGCATCCGTCAGCGGGCGGCGTGACCAATCCGTAAACCGCGAGGTTTTATCAAGCGTTTCCTTGGCGATCCGGCGCACCAAGGTCTCATATCCGACCTGCTCGCCAAAGCCACAGACCATCGCCGCCACCTGCGTGTCGAACAACGGATCAGGCAGCACCCCGGCATCGACCTGAAAAATCTCCAGATCCTGACGCGCCGCGTGAAACACTTTCACCACGCCCTTATCGCGAAACAGCTCGTACAGCGGCTCAAGCGAGAGCGCATCAGACAGCGTATCAACCAGAACCGCGTTTTCATCCCCCTCGCCCGGATAGGCCATCTGCAACAGGCAAAGCTTGGAATAATACGTTCGCTCACGCAGGAACTCGGTATCCAAAGTGACATAGGGATGTTTGGCCGCTTCCTGACAGAATTCAGCAAGCTCGTTCGTGGTCGTCAATGTGCGCATTTGGGGCTTTTCTTATCATTTTCTCAGAGCGTTCAGCTCTTATCATTTTCTCAGAGCGTTCAGCGGTCTTACGCTGAAATGCCCCCAAAGAAAAGGATACCCTCTGAACGGCTCTCACCTCAAGCCGTTTAAACCGCAGCAACAAGCGGCGCTGAACGGCCACAGCCCCGAAGGCCCAGACTGGTCGCAGCCAGCCTCTGCCACCGCATAACATCACATATTGTGAAGCGTCATTCGCCAAACATTCATTTTAATTATGCTGGGCGCATTCCTATCTAAAAGATCGAACAGCACAGAAAAGGAGCGTTCATCATGTCTGCGATTGACCTCAACCTCACCACCGCCACGGCCCTCGGTGTGGCCCGCGAACGCTCAGGCGCGGGTGCTTTGCTCACGGGTTTGGCTCTTGTTGTCGTCCTCGGCGGCGTCGCCCTGCTCGCCCCTGCGCCCGATCCGGCAGCCAATGCAGTTCTCACCGATTGGCACGGCAACTCCGCCAGCCTCACCGCCCCGCAAGGCGCGCGCTGATTGCCTAGCCAAGCTCTATCCGGCCCTGCTCTCCGCCCGCAAACCGGCGCAGCACCGCCGGGTAGAGCACATGTTCCTGCGCCAAGACCCGCGCAGCCAGCGTCTCTGGCGTGTCATCCGTCGCCACAGGCACCCGCGCCTGCCCAAGGATCGGCCCGTCATCCAACTCTGCGGTGACTTCATGCACCGTGCAGCCCGCCTCCCGCTCACCGGCCTCCAAGGCACGCGCATGGGTGTGCAAGCCGCGATACTTCGGCAAAAGCGACGGGTGAATATTCAACATCCGCCCGGTGTAGTGGTCAATGAAAAGCGGCGTCAAAATCCGCATGAACCCGGCCAGACAAACAATGTCCGCACCCCGCGCATCAATCCGCGAAATCAGTTCTGTTTCAAATGCTTCCCTGTCGCCCTTAAAGTCCCTGTGATCGACAAAACCGGTCGCCACCCCAAGCCCGCGCGCCCGCGCCAACCCGCCCGCATCGGCGCTGTTGGCCATCACAAGACAGGGCCGCGCCGGATGATCCCCGACCATGCTCTCCACCAGCGACACCATGTTCGAGCCGCCCCCGGAAATCAGGATCGCAACCCGTTTGGTCACATCAACGCCCCGGAATACCGCACGCCCTCACCGGCCACGACCCGGCCCAGATCATAGACCGCCTCGCCCTCACCCGTCAGCAACGCCTTAACGGCCTCCGCCTCAGCAGGATCAACCACCAACACCATGCCAACGCCACAGTTGAACGTCTTGAGCATTTCGGATTCGGCCATCCCCCCGGTTTCGGCCAACCAGCCAAACACCGGCGGCAAGGCCCATGCATTCAGATCAACCTCACAGCCCAATCCCTCGGGCAACACCCGTGGCAGGTTCTCACTCAGCCCGCCGCCGGTGATATGCGCAAGGCCATGAACGCCGCCCGCGCGCACCGCCTTCAAGGCCTGCTTCACATAAAGCCGCGTCGGCGCCAGCAATGCAGCGCCCAACGTGCCCTCTCCCCAAGGGCAAGCCGCGTCCCAGCCCAAACCGCTCACCTCAACCAGCTTGCGCACCAGCGAATAACCGTTCGAATGCACCCCATTGCTGCCGAGACCGATCAAAACATCGCCCTCCGCCACACCGCTGGGCAGATCCGCACCGCGCTCCATCGCGCCCACGGCAAAGCCCGCCAGATCAAAATCTCCGTCCGGGTACATCCCCGGCATCTCGGCGGTCTCGCCCCCGATCAACGCACAACCCGACAGGGCACAGCCCTCGGCAATGCCTTCGACAATCACCGCCGCCACATCCAGCTCCAAACGCCCGGTGGCGAAATAATCCAGAAAAAACAACGGCTCAGCGCCCTGACAAACAAGGTCGTTCACGCACATCGCCACAAGGTCAATGCCCACGCCGCCAACTTCGCCGGTATCAATCGCAATCCGCAACTTGGTGCCAACTCCATCGGTCGCGCCAACAAGGATCGGATCCTCATAGCCCGCCGCCTTGAGATCAAACAAAGCGCCAAACCCGCCCAGCCCGCTCATCACCCCGGGCCGCGCCGTGCGCTTGGCCGCCGGCTTGATCCGCTCAACCAGCGCATTGCCCGCATCAATATCCACCCCCGCCTCGGCATAGGTGATCCCGTTCTTCTTGTCGCTCATGGCAGCCCCCGAAACTTGCTGCGGTTGCGATAGACCAACCCCACCACAAAGTCCACGCCCCAGCCCTTCATCTGACTGGAAATATCCCGGGGGTGTGGGGGCTGGCCCCCAATCTAACCTGTGTGTGGGGGCCAGCCCCCAATTCTACCTGCGCTTGGGCGCGGCCCCCACTCCAACCTGTGCTTGGGGGCTGGCCCCCAACTTAACCTGCGCTTCACGCCCCCCCCAATCCAACCCACATCAGAAGACCAGCCCCCAAACAATCAAAAGCAACACGCACACCCCCGCTTGACGCCACGCCCTCACCTGCTAACAAAAGCGCCGGAGGGGCCTGTAGCTCAATTGGTTAGAGCAGAGCGCTCATAACGCTTTGGTTGCGGGTTCAAGTCCTGCCGGGCCTACCACGCTCCTCCCTCGCCGCGCCCCATGCCCACAGCCTGACGGCCGACATAGGCCGGCACACGTAAAGACCGGCACGCGAAGGATCACACATGCAAATCGCCCGCCTCGTTCTGATCACTCTGGCGCTTTGCCTGTTCGGCGCGGTTGGCGGCTTCCTCGCATCGCTCACGCCGCTGCCCCTGCCTTGGCTACTGGGAAGCTTGATCTTCTGCGCCGCGCTCTCGATCATCGCACCGCAAAGCGTCCCGGCGGATTACACCTTCCCGCAACGCTTCCGCGTACTCTTCATTGCGACCATCGGCCTTGTGATCGGCGCTCAGGTCACGCCCGATCTGTTCTCCGAACCCGCCAGCCTGATCTATTCGATGACGGCTGTGATCGTCTTCGTGCCTCTGGCCTTCGCCGTAAACTACTGGATTTTCAAACGCTTCGGCGGCTTTGACCACGCCACCGCCTATTACTCCGCCGCGCCCGGCGGGCTGATCGAAAGCATCACCATGGGCGAAGACGCCGGCGCCGATATGCGCCGCCTCGTAACCCAGCAATTCTTGCAGATCATCGGCGTGATCGGCCTCGTCCCGCTTGGCCTGTCGCTCTACGAAGGCCGCCCCGTCGGCAGCGCCGCAGGCATGGGCGCCGCCGCCGCGGGCGATCCCACCAACTGGGCGCTCGCCGCCTGTGCGCTGGCGCTCGGCATCACGCTGGGCAAGCTGCTGCGCCTTCCGGCGTGGCAACTTACCGGCGCGCTGCTGGTCTCGGCGTTTCTGGCGATCTGGGGGCAACCGCTCTCCATCCCCGGTTGGCTGGTCAGCCTCGCACAGGTGGTTGTCGGCACCTCGCTGGGGATGCGCTTTGCCGGGCTAAGCCGGGCCATGCTGCTGCGCGGGCTCTGGCTGTCGCTGCTCTCGGTCTCGGCCATGCTGCTGATCGGTGCGGCGCTCTCGCTCATCCTGCTGTCGCTCACCGATCAAGGCTTCGAGGTGCTGCTCATCACCTTCGCCCCCGGCGGCGTCAACGAAATGGCGCTTGTGGCGCTCTCGCTCAATGCCAATCCGGCGTTTGTCACGCTGCACCATATCTTTCGCATCACCGTCACCGTCCTTGCCCTCGGCCTGATGAAACGCTGGCTGCTGCGCGACGAAACGAAGCTTTGACAAGCCCGACCTGACGGCGCTACTGAACACCTGTTCAATTCAACGCTGGAGGAGCGCCCCAATGAAAATGTCCGATACCGCCGCCGTCATCACCGGAGGGGCCTCGGGCCTCGGCGAAGCCACCGCCCGTCAATTCATCTCTGCCGGCGCACAGGTCACCCTGCTCGACCGCGACGCCGAGCGCGGCAAAGCCCTCGCCGCCGAAATCGGCGCCACCTTCGCCGAAACCGATGTCACGGACGAGGCCAGCGTCGCCGCCGCCATGCAAACCGCGAAATCCGCCATGGGCCGCATCACCTGCGCGGTGAACTGCGCCGGGATCGGCACCGCCGAGAAAACCCTGCACAAGGGCGGCGCCCATGCGCTCGACCATTACCAGCGGATCATCAACATCAATCTGGTCGGAAGCTTCAACGTCGCCCGCCTTGCCGCTGTCGAAATCGCCCAGAACACGCCCGATGATGACGGTTCGCGCGGGGTGATCATCTCCACCGCGTCGGTCGCCGCTTTTGACGGTCAAAAAGGTCAGGTCGGCTATGCCTCCTCCAAGGGCGGCATCGTTGGCATGACCCTGCCGATGGCGCGCGATCTGGCGCGTGACGGGATTCGCGTGATGACCATCGCGCCGGGCATCTTTGCCACGCCGATGCTCATGGGCCTGCCGCAAGAGGTTCAGGACAGCCTCGCCGCCGATGTCACCTGCCCCCAGCGTTTGGGCGATCCTAATGAATATGGCCGTCTGGCACAGTTCATCGTCGAATGCGGTTATCTCAACGGCTCGGTGATCCGCCTCGACGGCGCGTTGCGGATGCAATAAATTTACGCCCTTGGTCAGCGTCAG
This genomic window from Rhodobacteraceae bacterium D3-12 contains:
- a CDS encoding phosphatidylglycerol lysyltransferase domain-containing protein, producing the protein MTTEFERFTALAPARAAPIHLRLWPLLRQCVPLMLGLACLWLLAGNLDDFDVTALQSAFRGISPAGWALAALATGVSFWAVGRYDVVVHRHLRSGVDDRDAALAGVASIALAQTVGLGVITGALARWRALPRSSLKQCSQISALVAVSFLLGWSVVTALAALVLPLVTPMTAPLPDLALPWIYLPLLLAPLLAALALWRPVLTLPGGAQLALPSLAAMGHILWLTFIDTLAACIALYVLLPAEASVALSTLYPVFLLALGVALVSGTPGGVGPFELMLLTLLPQTPEPALLAAVLAFRLVYYALPAALATLYLLATPAPRARTRRGHPGPMSALTRRRPGPRLLAHATRSELGVARQNGGRLFASDKASGVTVETGQTLTLLFDPARGTMTDLLPLLGRAAKSINRVPVIYKCSAQSALAARQSGFALWHVADEAVIDPTRFDLSARPLRQLRRKLRQAERAGVTTTRAAHLPRAEMARIDAEWRARQGAARGLTMGRFDHDYLSHHLVFLAWKGDQLQGFATLHSSAHELCLDVMRSADAAPHGTMHALVACAIAHAARHNRRRLSLASVPALSPGCGPLEQRLRSAVFRAANGPGLLQFKSSFAPRYEPLYMAAPSRLSLLLGAADLALAVRRPLRLMTMMNNIGLHHSPKCDT
- the bmt gene encoding betaine--homocysteine S-methyltransferase, translating into MNDTFARFLASRDWLMADGATGTNLFNMGLEAGDAPELWNVDHQDRITTLYKNAVDAGSDIFLTNSFGGNASRLKLHNAESRVRELNRAAAEIGRNVADKAGRTVIVAGSVGPTGDIMAPMGSLTHESAVEMFHEQAEGLKEGGADVLWLETISAPEEYAAAAEAFALADMPWCGTMSFDTAGRTMMGVTSSDMATMVEKLPNAPLAFGANCGVGASDLLRTVLGFVAQGSERPIIAKGNAGIPKYHDGHIHYDGTPELMADYAVLARDCGAKIIGGCCGTMPDHLRHMREALETRPTGPRPTLDQITEALGGFSSAVDGTGDEADAPKRRSRRRRG
- a CDS encoding methionine synthase, whose translation is MKARRFLRVFLFVLAALFAAAWVMGYLYVSGMACAYRPPTNNSCNTPMPWELQGHDFEYMVLTPLAILLALLFAGWLVGRKPRS
- a CDS encoding PA0069 family radical SAM protein; the protein is MQESETENETERATAAVARERRKGRGAVSNASGRFETHSREEVWDGWDIPEERAGFATQVAEEQARSLISYNRSPDLPFDRSINPYRGCEHGCVYCFARPSHAYLGLSPGLDFETRLVAKVNAPEVLARELRARSYAVATLAIGTNTDPYQPVERDRGLMRACLEVLRAFRHPVAIVTKGALIERDLDILAPMAREGLVRVGISVTTLDDGLSRRMEPRVPRPARRLATIRALAEAGVPVRVMVSPVVPGLSDHEVEGILSAARDAGAQAASWIMLRLPREVSPIWQEWLGEHYPGRAAGVMARLREMHGGKEYDARWGRRMRGEGVHAEMIAARFKAAAARLGLDQRQPELRSDLFAPPAQAGDQLALF
- a CDS encoding B12-binding domain-containing protein translates to MSEEEEDIILSELDDEELVAQMFDDLYDGLKEEIEEGVNILLEREWTPYKVLTEALVGGMKIVGDDFRDGILFVPEVLLAANAMKGGMAILKPLLAETGAPRVGKMVIGTVKGDIHDIGKNLVSMMMEGAGFEVVDLGINNAVESYLEALDKEEADILGMSALLTTTMPYMKVVIDTLVEQGKRDDFIVLVGGAPLNEEFGKAIGADAYCRDAAVAVETAKTLVGRKHNQGASA
- a CDS encoding DUF1638 domain-containing protein, translated to MIPDDQTLTETGLASHGKDARLLLIACGALAREILALIEINGWTHMDLRCLPANLHLYPEKITDAVAETVAKHRDAYERIFIVYADCGTGGMLQKKCDDLGVEMIPGPHCYSFFEGNDAFAARGDEDMRSFYLTDFLVRQFDAFIIKPMGLDRHPELRDMIFGNYETLVYQAQTDDPALVEKARAAATRLGLAFEHRPTGYGDLATILKDQATRPTPSSD
- a CDS encoding SufE family protein, which gives rise to MASQAFEDVVEDFEFLEEWEERYGHVIEMGRAMEPLPDALKVAATKVDGCASQVWLHPKIEGGVFSFEGDSDAMIVRGLIAVLRCLYNDLPVGAVGAVDAQAELARLGLDEHLSAQRSNGVRAMIERIREVAAAA
- the rnd gene encoding ribonuclease D, which codes for MRTLTTTNELAEFCQEAAKHPYVTLDTEFLRERTYYSKLCLLQMAYPGEGDENAVLVDTLSDALSLEPLYELFRDKGVVKVFHAARQDLEIFQVDAGVLPDPLFDTQVAAMVCGFGEQVGYETLVRRIAKETLDKTSRFTDWSRRPLTDAQKTYALADVTHLRVIYEYLSAELAKRSREKWVREELEILTNPDTYEVKPSEAWKRVKTRTNSARFLGIVRELARFREGYAQGRNVPRNRVFKDDALVELASTKPGNMNDLGRSRLLLREARKGEIAEGILAAVKAGLECPAEDLPKIDKSRDKLQVNPALADLLRVLLKAKTESEGVAPKLIAPSADLDAIAAGLRDVAALKGWRREVFGEDALRLCEGKIALAAKGRHVTVVEL
- the purN gene encoding phosphoribosylglycinamide formyltransferase, whose translation is MTKRVAILISGGGSNMVSLVESMVGDHPARPCLVMANSADAGGLARARGLGVATGFVDHRDFKGDREAFETELISRIDARGADIVCLAGFMRILTPLFIDHYTGRMLNIHPSLLPKYRGLHTHARALEAGEREAGCTVHEVTAELDDGPILGQARVPVATDDTPETLAARVLAQEHVLYPAVLRRFAGGEQGRIELG
- the purM gene encoding phosphoribosylformylglycinamidine cyclo-ligase — its product is MSDKKNGITYAEAGVDIDAGNALVERIKPAAKRTARPGVMSGLGGFGALFDLKAAGYEDPILVGATDGVGTKLRIAIDTGEVGGVGIDLVAMCVNDLVCQGAEPLFFLDYFATGRLELDVAAVIVEGIAEGCALSGCALIGGETAEMPGMYPDGDFDLAGFAVGAMERGADLPSGVAEGDVLIGLGSNGVHSNGYSLVRKLVEVSGLGWDAACPWGEGTLGAALLAPTRLYVKQALKAVRAGGVHGLAHITGGGLSENLPRVLPEGLGCEVDLNAWALPPVFGWLAETGGMAESEMLKTFNCGVGMVLVVDPAEAEAVKALLTGEGEAVYDLGRVVAGEGVRYSGALM